A window of the Lolium perenne isolate Kyuss_39 chromosome 7, Kyuss_2.0, whole genome shotgun sequence genome harbors these coding sequences:
- the LOC127313722 gene encoding germin-like protein 5-1, whose translation MAAASMLLLVATLVVSHGVDAFDPNPLQDFCVADTESEVHVNGVPCKDPATVVPEDFFFAGADKPGGTASRRYGYSSLPVRIPGLNTLGVSHARVDVAPGGVFPPHYHPRASETALVLEGSSVYFGFLDSGNRLFAKVLRKGDVFAVPQGLVHFLLNNGTAPAVLYATLSSQNPGMVLLADALFAPATPVPEELLARTLLTDRQTVEEIRANFKRRSLSSGFLMAGPGGESHAS comes from the coding sequence ATGGCTGCGGCGTCGATGCTTCTCTTGGTGGCCACTCTCGTTGTCAGCCATGGCGTCGACGCCTTCGACCCCAACCCTCTACAGGACTTCTGTGTCGCCGACACGGAGTCCGAGGTGCACGTGAACGGGGTGCCGTGCAAGGACCCGGCGACTGTGGTGCCCGAGGACTTCTTCTTCGCCGGCGCAGACAAGCCCGGCGGGACGGCGAGTCGGCGCTACGGGTACTCGTCGCTGCCCGTGCGGATCCCGGGCCTGAACACGCTGGGCGTGTCGCACGCCCGCGTGGACGTCGCGCCGGGCGGCGTCTTCCCGCCGCACTACCACCCGAGGGCGTCCGAGACGGCACTGGTGCTGGAGGGCTCGTCCGTCTACTTCGGCTTCCTCGACTCCGGCAACAGGCTCTTCGCCAAGGTGCTCCGCAAGGGCGACGTGTTCGCCGTGCCGCAGGGGCTCGTCCACTTCCTCCTCAACAACGGGACCGCGCCCGCCGTGCTGTACGCCACGCTCAGCAGCCAGAACCCCGGCATGGTGCTCCTCGCGGACGCGCTCTTCGCGCCGGCGACGCCGGTCCCGGAGGAGCTTCTCGCCAGGACACTCCTGACGGACAGACAGACCGTGGAGGAGATCCGGGCAAACTTCAAGCGACGGTCTTTGTCGTCGGGCTTCTTGATGGCTGGTCCTGGCGGCGAGAGCCACGCTAGTTAG